The proteins below are encoded in one region of Microvirga ossetica:
- a CDS encoding ParB N-terminal domain-containing protein, with protein sequence MMKRQTLAIADVYVPVRRRQTLDPHKVAALAESIMEKGQQAPILVRPDGTRFVLVEGLHRLEACKALGEATIAAYFVQARQR encoded by the coding sequence ATGATGAAGAGGCAGACGCTTGCCATCGCAGATGTCTATGTGCCGGTGCGGCGGCGGCAAACGCTTGATCCGCACAAGGTTGCAGCCCTTGCCGAGAGCATCATGGAGAAGGGGCAGCAGGCGCCCATTCTCGTGCGACCCGATGGCACGCGGTTTGTTCTGGTCGAAGGCTTGCATCGGCTGGAAGCCTGCAAGGCTCTCGGCGAGGCGACGATCGCTGCCTACTTCGTTCAGGCCCGTCAGCGTTGA
- a CDS encoding SHOCT domain-containing protein, whose protein sequence is MHELTPEGQQIVTDAAQRHRVSVDAVLTLLRALVVGHGTMAQFNHPELGGMGQWTQGGMTMVGSLFDHGLKARVDALCTELAALLRQQPSIMAATSSQAHPQPSAPGVSLFVAGAASPSGMWWPPELGQPSSAGSQDDLRYAIFPAAHRLAIERSGQITLYDTRDHLIAGVSQQQGADQSLRFVSQHGLVRLHDLPVVEAGRRSSTPDTTRGGLASEPERVASMTAGAAPLKSSQFSSEDIFATLERLAELHKNGVLTDEEFAAKKAELLARI, encoded by the coding sequence ATGCATGAACTCACCCCTGAAGGTCAGCAGATTGTCACGGACGCCGCCCAGCGGCATAGGGTCAGTGTCGATGCTGTTCTAACCTTGCTTCGTGCGCTGGTGGTGGGTCACGGCACCATGGCGCAGTTCAACCATCCTGAGCTCGGCGGGATGGGTCAGTGGACGCAGGGTGGCATGACAATGGTGGGCAGCCTGTTCGACCATGGCCTGAAGGCCCGCGTGGATGCCCTTTGCACCGAGCTGGCCGCACTCCTGCGCCAGCAGCCATCCATTATGGCGGCGACCAGCTCGCAGGCACACCCGCAGCCGAGCGCGCCGGGTGTGAGCCTGTTCGTGGCAGGAGCAGCCTCCCCGTCGGGGATGTGGTGGCCACCGGAGCTGGGCCAACCATCGTCTGCCGGATCTCAGGACGACCTGCGCTACGCGATCTTCCCGGCAGCGCACCGGCTTGCGATCGAGCGGAGCGGGCAGATCACCCTCTACGACACTCGGGATCACCTTATTGCTGGAGTGTCCCAGCAACAGGGTGCGGACCAATCTCTGCGGTTCGTGAGCCAGCACGGTCTCGTTCGGCTTCATGACCTGCCGGTGGTGGAAGCGGGGCGCCGCTCATCCACCCCTGACACAACCCGGGGAGGATTAGCATCCGAGCCCGAGCGTGTGGCTTCGATGACGGCCGGCGCCGCGCCGCTGAAGTCGTCCCAATTTTCCTCAGAGGACATCTTTGCCACGCTCGAGCGCCTTGCCGAGCTGCACAAGAACGGTGTGCTGACGGATGAGGAGTTTGCCGCCAAGAAAGCGGAACTGCTGGCCCGGATCTGA
- a CDS encoding PQQ-dependent sugar dehydrogenase — MMHLGKPFRSLALVGLATAGLVPSPCLGQIAHSAPGARVAAFARVPAARAMAVCGDALYIGTKGNAVYGVPLAGGPAVWAASGLVAPNGVACLGNRLYVASRDRVSTFTPVPGGRLANRADLPIRLPNQAHHGLRYIQAGPDGRLYISIGSPCNICQPEGLQGTIISISPNGGDLRRMAWGIRNSVGFDWNGGIMYFTDNGADRMGDDTPPDELNELQPGAFYGFPYFGGRVRLRGFEAAVPPAPQTPPAYEFQAHVATLGIHFYRGAMFPELQGEALIAEHGSWNRTIPVGYQVVRLRVGSSRSGNGQSFLSGVGRPVDVKELAGWIDCRL; from the coding sequence ATGATGCACCTCGGCAAGCCGTTCCGGTCCTTAGCTCTTGTCGGCCTTGCCACCGCCGGTCTGGTCCCGTCGCCGTGCCTTGGCCAAATCGCCCACTCCGCACCAGGAGCCCGCGTTGCGGCGTTCGCCCGTGTGCCGGCCGCCCGCGCCATGGCCGTCTGCGGTGATGCGCTTTACATCGGCACCAAAGGCAACGCGGTCTATGGCGTCCCTCTGGCAGGTGGGCCGGCCGTGTGGGCCGCGTCCGGGCTCGTCGCGCCCAACGGCGTCGCTTGCTTGGGGAACAGACTCTATGTTGCTTCGCGCGACCGCGTCTCGACTTTCACACCCGTGCCTGGCGGCAGACTGGCCAACCGAGCCGACTTGCCGATCAGGCTGCCGAACCAAGCCCACCACGGCTTGCGCTACATTCAAGCCGGGCCAGACGGTCGGCTGTACATTTCGATCGGCTCACCGTGCAACATTTGCCAGCCCGAGGGTCTGCAGGGGACGATCATCAGCATCAGCCCAAACGGCGGGGACCTCCGGCGCATGGCCTGGGGCATCCGCAACTCGGTCGGCTTCGACTGGAACGGCGGCATCATGTATTTCACCGACAATGGCGCCGACCGGATGGGCGACGACACACCGCCTGACGAACTCAACGAACTGCAGCCCGGCGCCTTCTATGGCTTTCCGTATTTCGGCGGTCGGGTGCGGTTGCGCGGCTTTGAGGCGGCGGTTCCGCCCGCACCACAAACCCCACCCGCGTATGAGTTCCAGGCCCATGTCGCCACGCTCGGGATTCATTTCTATCGCGGCGCCATGTTTCCCGAGTTACAAGGCGAGGCGCTGATTGCCGAACATGGGAGCTGGAACCGCACCATCCCGGTCGGGTACCAGGTCGTGCGGCTGCGTGTGGGCAGCAGCCGCTCCGGCAACGGGCAGAGCTTCCTGAGCGGTGTTGGACGTCCGGTTGACGTCAAGGAACTTGCCGGATGGATCGATTGTCGTCTCTGA
- a CDS encoding transglutaminase-like domain-containing protein, whose protein sequence is MRIRVGCEMTYELGQVTPMIAMLNVHSSRVSDLERPDYLVTMPSVPVEGYRDSFGNWCNRLVAPAGAITLKTETVVRDSGRWDSTDPGAEQTQIQNLPAETLLYLLGSRYCETDRLSNVAWSLFGSAPLGWPRVQAICDYVHDHITFGYEHSRATRTAFEAFEEEHGVCRDYAHLALTFCRCLNIPARYCTGYISDIGLPPPHAPQDFAAWIEVFLGGRWHTFDPRNNDPRIGRILIARGRDAADVPLTLTFGPSTLVDFRVTTEEVMGSDF, encoded by the coding sequence ATGCGGATCCGTGTCGGCTGCGAGATGACGTACGAGCTCGGGCAAGTCACGCCCATGATCGCAATGCTCAATGTGCACTCGTCGCGAGTGTCCGACCTGGAGCGGCCAGACTACCTTGTCACCATGCCATCAGTGCCCGTGGAGGGATACCGGGACAGCTTCGGGAACTGGTGCAACCGTCTCGTTGCCCCGGCCGGTGCGATCACCCTCAAAACCGAAACCGTGGTCCGCGACAGCGGTCGTTGGGATTCAACAGATCCAGGTGCTGAGCAGACCCAAATCCAGAACCTTCCCGCAGAGACTCTGCTCTACCTGTTGGGCAGCCGCTACTGCGAGACCGACCGTCTCTCCAACGTCGCCTGGAGCCTCTTTGGATCAGCTCCGTTGGGCTGGCCCCGCGTGCAGGCGATCTGCGACTACGTGCACGATCATATCACCTTCGGCTACGAGCACTCGCGCGCGACACGTACGGCATTCGAGGCGTTTGAGGAAGAGCACGGCGTGTGCCGTGATTATGCTCATCTGGCGCTCACGTTCTGCCGATGCCTCAACATCCCGGCGCGCTATTGTACTGGTTACATCAGCGACATCGGCCTGCCGCCGCCGCATGCGCCTCAGGACTTTGCCGCCTGGATCGAGGTCTTTCTGGGTGGGCGGTGGCACACGTTCGATCCCCGCAACAATGATCCTCGCATCGGCCGGATCCTGATCGCCCGCGGCCGCGATGCTGCCGACGTGCCGCTGACCCTCACCTTTGGTCCCAGCACTCTGGTGGATTTTCGTGTGACCACCGAGGAAGTGATGGGATCAGATTTCTGA
- a CDS encoding cold-shock protein has translation MATGTVKWYNETKGYGFIQPDPGGKDVFVHASALERAGMRGLVEGQKISYEVEADRRTGKESATNLQKA, from the coding sequence ATGGCGACTGGTACTGTGAAGTGGTATAACGAGACGAAGGGATATGGCTTCATTCAACCCGACCCTGGGGGCAAGGATGTGTTTGTCCATGCCTCAGCCCTGGAGCGGGCCGGCATGCGCGGCCTCGTGGAAGGCCAGAAGATCTCCTATGAGGTGGAGGCCGACCGCCGTACCGGCAAAGAGTCGGCAACCAACCTCCAGAAAGCCTGA
- a CDS encoding IS5 family transposase (programmed frameshift) yields MLTEAQWAMLEPLVEQCRPKGKTPPQDLRRTFEAILWRHENGAKWRAVPAELGPWWRAAQTFIRWARLGVWERLLNLVQKCGIQLGMTFLDGTSVRAHQKAAGARRKGGSQAQRDHREALGRSRGGYGTKACVIADGLGRAIAFRLAPGQAHELPDAIPLLHSLPSVPSWVVADRGYSSHSFREHIWSIGAKPAIPAKSNEAPVACPDWIYNNRNVVERLWARLKEWRAVATRYEKTARSFMGVLCLAAAIDWLKR; encoded by the exons ATGCTAACGGAAGCACAATGGGCCATGCTGGAGCCACTGGTGGAGCAATGCCGTCCCAAGGGCAAGACACCGCCACAGGATCTGCGTCGGACGTTCGAGGCCATTCTCTGGCGCCATGAGAACGGCGCCAAGTGGCGCGCCGTGCCGGCTGAATTGGGGCCGTGGTGGCGCGCCGCTCAGACCTTCATCCGCTGGGCCCGTCTGGGTGTCTGGGAGCGCCTGCTCAACCTGGTACAGAAGTGCGGCATCCAGCTCGGGATGACCTTCCTCGACGGCACCAGCGTGCGCGCGCATCAGAAGGCCGCCGGGGCTCGTCGAAAAG GGGGCTCTCAAGCTCAACGAGACCATCGTGAAGCGCTTGGTCGGTCTCGTGGCGGCTATGGCACCAAGGCTTGCGTGATCGCCGACGGGCTCGGACGCGCCATCGCGTTTCGCCTTGCACCCGGTCAGGCGCACGAGCTGCCTGACGCCATTCCGCTGCTTCACAGTTTGCCGAGTGTGCCCAGCTGGGTGGTGGCCGATCGCGGTTATTCAAGCCACAGCTTCCGCGAGCACATCTGGAGCATCGGTGCGAAGCCGGCGATCCCGGCTAAGTCCAATGAGGCGCCGGTGGCCTGTCCGGACTGGATCTATAACAACCGCAATGTCGTCGAGCGGCTCTGGGCCAGGCTCAAAGAGTGGCGAGCCGTTGCAACCCGCTACGAGAAGACCGCACGATCCTTCATGGGCGTGCTCTGCCTCGCCGCAGCAATCGACTGGCTCAAGCGCTAA
- a CDS encoding hydroxyacid dehydrogenase yields the protein MTKPIQAAFTMDPDSTEGVFTPDLLCRLAQSCNIIDEKPLESLSNDRAVNVLRLTDILITGWGCPAIDREVLAIAPRLKLIAHAAGTVKGFLSPEVFDRGITVTHAAEANAVPVAEFTLAAILFTNKQVFRFRDIYCSDRSRARTVPLTCQPIGNFRRTIGIIGASRIGRRVIQLLKPFDFNVLLYDPVVHPWEAAELGVESVSLENLMRLSDVVSVHAPALPSTIGMIDCNRLSLMREGTTLINTARGIIVDEMDLIDELCTGRINAIIDVTDPEVPEPTSPLYNLPNVFLTPHIAGAIGGERERLGEFIVEEIERYIAGRPLVSAISPVTLERMA from the coding sequence TTGACCAAGCCAATTCAGGCTGCATTTACAATGGATCCAGATAGTACAGAGGGCGTTTTTACGCCCGATCTGCTATGCCGCCTAGCGCAATCCTGCAATATCATTGATGAGAAGCCTCTTGAGTCCTTGTCTAACGATCGTGCAGTTAACGTGCTGCGTCTGACAGATATTCTGATCACCGGATGGGGGTGCCCAGCCATTGACCGTGAAGTACTAGCAATCGCACCGCGTTTAAAGCTCATCGCACATGCAGCCGGTACCGTGAAGGGCTTCCTGTCCCCTGAGGTTTTCGACAGAGGGATCACAGTTACTCATGCTGCTGAAGCAAATGCCGTTCCGGTTGCGGAGTTCACGCTTGCGGCCATTCTCTTCACAAACAAGCAAGTGTTTCGCTTCCGAGACATATATTGTTCGGATCGGAGCCGCGCCCGAACGGTGCCATTAACCTGCCAACCAATTGGGAATTTCAGGCGGACGATCGGCATCATTGGAGCCTCGAGGATCGGCCGTCGTGTCATCCAGTTGCTGAAGCCATTCGACTTCAACGTCCTTTTGTATGATCCGGTTGTCCACCCTTGGGAGGCAGCAGAACTCGGTGTGGAGAGCGTCTCCCTTGAAAACTTGATGCGATTATCCGACGTGGTCTCCGTCCATGCTCCTGCCTTGCCGTCGACGATTGGTATGATTGACTGCAATCGCCTTTCACTCATGAGAGAAGGCACTACGCTTATCAACACGGCTAGAGGCATTATCGTTGATGAGATGGATCTTATCGACGAGCTGTGCACAGGTCGTATTAACGCGATAATCGATGTTACTGATCCGGAGGTGCCTGAACCGACATCACCCCTCTACAATCTGCCAAATGTATTCCTTACACCCCATATTGCCGGCGCAATCGGTGGGGAGCGTGAGAGGCTCGGGGAGTTCATCGTTGAGGAAATTGAGCGGTATATTGCTGGCCGCCCTCTAGTCTCCGCTATTAGCCCAGTCACGCTGGAAAGAATGGCCTGA
- a CDS encoding ABC transporter ATP-binding protein has translation MASVEIRNIRKNFGTVPVIHGVSIEIQDGEFVILVGPSGCGKSTLLRMIAGLESVSGGELRIGPKVVNDVPPKERDIAMVFQNYALYPHMTVADNMAFSLKLKRAPKTEIKSRVDRAAEILGLGKLLDRYPRQLSGGQRQRVAMGRAIVRDPQVFLFDEPLSNLDAKLRVAMRTEIKALHQRLKTTTIYVTHDQIEAMTMADKIVVMHDGVVEQVGAPLELYDRPANLFVAGFIGSPAMNFLKGHLQGGRFVTDTGLTLPVANPPAASDGQPIIYGIRPEHFILDDVDGVPAEVAVVEPTGSETQVFAKFGGTDIVGVFRERVDAQPGHHIRITPDPKLVHLFDEQTGKRL, from the coding sequence ATGGCCTCAGTTGAGATCCGCAACATTCGCAAGAACTTCGGAACCGTCCCGGTCATTCACGGTGTCTCCATCGAGATCCAGGACGGCGAGTTCGTGATCCTGGTCGGGCCGTCCGGCTGCGGCAAATCCACCCTCCTGCGCATGATCGCGGGACTGGAAAGCGTGTCCGGCGGCGAGCTTCGCATCGGCCCGAAGGTCGTGAACGACGTTCCGCCCAAGGAGCGCGACATCGCGATGGTGTTCCAGAACTATGCGCTCTACCCGCATATGACGGTCGCCGACAACATGGCCTTCTCGCTCAAGCTGAAGCGGGCGCCCAAGACCGAGATCAAGTCCCGCGTCGACCGCGCCGCCGAGATCCTCGGCCTGGGCAAGCTTCTCGACCGCTATCCGCGCCAGCTTTCGGGCGGCCAGCGCCAGCGCGTCGCCATGGGACGCGCCATCGTGCGCGATCCGCAGGTCTTCCTCTTCGACGAGCCGCTCTCCAACCTCGATGCCAAGCTGCGGGTCGCCATGCGCACGGAGATCAAGGCCCTGCACCAGCGGCTGAAGACCACCACCATCTACGTCACCCACGACCAGATCGAGGCCATGACCATGGCCGACAAGATCGTCGTGATGCACGATGGCGTGGTCGAGCAGGTCGGCGCGCCGCTCGAACTCTACGACCGGCCGGCCAACCTCTTCGTCGCCGGCTTCATCGGATCGCCAGCCATGAACTTCCTCAAGGGGCATCTGCAGGGCGGGCGCTTCGTGACCGATACCGGGCTGACCCTGCCGGTCGCCAATCCGCCTGCCGCCTCGGACGGGCAGCCGATCATCTACGGCATCCGGCCGGAGCATTTCATCCTCGACGACGTCGACGGCGTTCCGGCCGAGGTCGCCGTGGTCGAGCCGACCGGGTCGGAGACGCAGGTCTTCGCCAAGTTCGGTGGCACGGATATCGTCGGCGTGTTCCGCGAGCGCGTCGATGCTCAGCCGGGCCATCACATCCGTATCACGCCCGACCCGAAGCTGGTGCACCTCTTCGACGAGCAGACCGGCAAGCGCCTTTAG
- a CDS encoding ABC transporter substrate-binding protein, translated as MIQSRLLNFISSVAAVTLLATGASNAQEIMIWHDKGEDGLRMIEQMAELYKKDHPGVTVKSLSMPTEQWFSRSIAALNTNTAPDILFNDNTRIVSIQQSTGKLSDLKPEVDQLPAADKSFLTEGDWTASTFKNRVVQIPFQRTMTGLGVRKSWLEKVGDQPPKTWDDVLRIGKKFQDQDPDGNGKRDTFGIAMQAGDAPSITGGGISLLVYGNGLPHPLVNEKGDIVIDQPDVSKAVTEYIKLFTEYKLVSPETVNHTFTDMYQLIEGGRVGMFRVGNWNVGKWDKQPPAGDYVVVAYPSFTNSPGALVVGSVRGMAVPENAKNKDAAKQFVKFIVSKQAQQISLNNMGGVVRSDLDTAAVTPGLKPFLAADVKLQTDDFLSSAFPWYLKLQESYYKHLIEAINNPPKDLNAWVKTTADKLREEQASLKSKG; from the coding sequence ATGATCCAAAGTCGATTGCTTAACTTTATCAGCAGTGTAGCCGCCGTGACCCTGCTAGCGACCGGAGCGTCAAATGCTCAGGAGATTATGATTTGGCATGACAAGGGAGAAGACGGTCTGCGCATGATCGAGCAGATGGCCGAACTCTATAAGAAGGACCACCCTGGCGTAACAGTAAAATCGCTTTCGATGCCGACGGAGCAGTGGTTCAGCCGCTCAATTGCAGCGCTTAACACCAATACAGCCCCCGATATCCTTTTTAACGACAATACCAGGATTGTCTCCATTCAGCAGAGCACCGGCAAGCTGTCCGACCTTAAGCCAGAGGTGGATCAGCTGCCCGCAGCCGATAAAAGCTTTCTTACTGAGGGTGACTGGACTGCCTCGACCTTCAAGAATCGCGTCGTGCAGATCCCGTTTCAGCGCACCATGACCGGGCTCGGAGTACGAAAGAGCTGGCTCGAGAAAGTAGGCGACCAGCCCCCTAAGACATGGGACGACGTACTTCGGATTGGCAAGAAATTTCAGGACCAAGATCCAGACGGAAACGGCAAGAGAGACACGTTCGGCATCGCCATGCAGGCTGGCGACGCGCCTTCCATTACCGGTGGAGGCATCAGCCTCCTTGTCTACGGCAACGGCCTGCCCCATCCGCTTGTAAATGAGAAGGGCGATATCGTCATCGACCAGCCCGACGTCTCCAAGGCGGTCACGGAGTACATAAAGCTCTTTACTGAATACAAGCTCGTCTCCCCGGAAACTGTGAACCATACCTTCACGGACATGTATCAGCTCATCGAAGGTGGGCGTGTTGGCATGTTCCGTGTCGGAAACTGGAATGTTGGGAAGTGGGACAAACAGCCACCCGCCGGTGACTACGTCGTTGTCGCGTATCCAAGCTTCACAAACAGTCCGGGCGCGTTGGTCGTGGGCTCAGTACGAGGAATGGCTGTTCCGGAGAATGCAAAGAATAAGGATGCGGCAAAGCAGTTCGTCAAGTTCATTGTCTCGAAACAAGCCCAGCAGATTTCCCTCAACAATATGGGTGGCGTTGTCAGAAGCGATTTGGATACAGCTGCCGTGACGCCCGGCCTGAAGCCGTTCCTTGCTGCGGATGTCAAGCTACAGACCGATGACTTCCTGAGCTCAGCTTTCCCTTGGTACCTGAAACTGCAGGAGAGTTATTATAAGCACCTCATTGAGGCGATTAATAACCCACCGAAAGACCTGAACGCTTGGGTCAAGACCACAGCCGACAAACTCCGTGAGGAGCAGGCCAGCCTAAAGAGCAAGGGGTGA
- a CDS encoding carbohydrate ABC transporter permease: MSSSATINRSSAFSPPRVSQRTWEHATLYVFLAPFAVLTALFGIWPIAESIRVAFTDSYTALGDSPVYVGLDNFRAVLAESAFHSSLWRTLAYTFLSVILNVSMAIGLAILLAHPRLSRGRTFFKLAIFLPVITPDVASFIVWKWMFNQNFGVVNQALLALGLPPFAGITQPGSAFVTLVLVEAWHHVGLYTLIFLTNLQLLDTSLDESAQLDGAGRWQRFFHVTLPQLRPAITINTVYALIEFLKTFTVIFVITKGGPNFSTNFVSYYAYSKFNSAQYGEATAIATILFVIVFALVAASYWYMEKGDQR; this comes from the coding sequence ATGTCCTCTTCGGCCACTATCAACCGCTCCTCAGCCTTCTCGCCGCCCCGAGTGAGCCAGAGGACCTGGGAACATGCGACGCTCTACGTCTTCCTGGCGCCCTTCGCGGTGCTTACAGCGCTCTTCGGCATATGGCCAATTGCCGAGAGCATCCGCGTTGCATTTACCGATTCCTATACGGCTTTAGGCGACAGCCCGGTTTACGTCGGTCTCGACAACTTTCGGGCAGTACTCGCAGAATCGGCCTTCCATTCTTCGCTGTGGCGCACGCTAGCCTACACGTTTCTGTCTGTAATCCTCAACGTCTCAATGGCGATTGGGCTTGCGATCCTGCTGGCGCACCCAAGACTGTCTCGCGGTCGTACCTTTTTCAAACTGGCGATATTTCTGCCAGTCATCACGCCGGATGTCGCAAGCTTCATCGTCTGGAAATGGATGTTCAATCAGAATTTTGGTGTGGTAAACCAAGCGCTTCTCGCTTTAGGGCTCCCGCCCTTCGCTGGAATTACTCAGCCTGGAAGTGCATTTGTCACCCTCGTTCTGGTGGAGGCGTGGCACCATGTAGGCCTCTACACCCTTATTTTTCTGACCAACCTGCAACTGCTTGACACATCACTCGACGAGAGTGCTCAACTTGATGGCGCAGGCCGGTGGCAGCGCTTTTTCCATGTGACACTGCCGCAACTCAGGCCTGCCATCACAATTAACACTGTATACGCGCTTATCGAATTCCTGAAGACATTTACAGTCATCTTTGTGATTACGAAAGGGGGGCCGAATTTTTCAACAAACTTCGTTTCCTACTATGCTTATTCTAAATTCAACAGTGCGCAATATGGCGAAGCAACGGCAATCGCGACAATTCTCTTTGTTATTGTCTTTGCCCTCGTCGCCGCGTCGTACTGGTATATGGAAAAGGGTGATCAGAGATGA
- a CDS encoding carbohydrate ABC transporter permease: protein MLYAVATAVALIFIYPFYWMLVSAFRSQEAILSAPLRLIPEHLDLTAFQTIASIGGTALSSFAINSVVITVLATAIGVCTTGLGAYALYRNPRLPLFTSVRYGFMLTIMYPHMLLVIPLYFVSYKLNLLGSTLGIILVMSLVPLIFFIFVQFFRSVPQEMIEAARIDGASEWQILTLIIVPIAKPVILTATLVAFLLNWKQWFPVMVLSTGPDTYTLPVALISLNTEYGINFQATMALSTITVLPVVIVFILTQQRVMGSFMAGAVKG from the coding sequence GTGCTTTACGCAGTTGCAACCGCCGTCGCACTCATATTTATTTATCCGTTCTACTGGATGCTTGTTAGCGCTTTCCGCAGTCAGGAGGCGATCCTCTCGGCCCCCCTGCGCCTCATTCCGGAACATCTCGACCTGACCGCATTCCAAACAATCGCATCCATCGGCGGGACAGCCTTATCGAGCTTCGCAATCAACTCTGTCGTGATTACTGTATTAGCAACCGCCATTGGCGTCTGCACAACCGGCCTGGGAGCTTACGCACTATACCGGAACCCGCGGCTGCCTCTCTTCACAAGTGTTCGATACGGTTTCATGCTCACGATCATGTACCCACACATGCTGCTGGTCATACCGCTGTACTTCGTCAGCTACAAACTAAACCTGCTTGGCAGCACCCTCGGGATCATCCTAGTCATGAGCCTTGTGCCGCTGATTTTCTTCATATTTGTGCAGTTCTTCCGCTCGGTGCCACAGGAGATGATCGAAGCAGCCCGTATCGACGGCGCTTCGGAATGGCAGATCTTGACGCTGATCATTGTGCCGATCGCTAAGCCAGTGATCTTGACCGCAACGCTTGTCGCATTCCTTTTGAATTGGAAGCAGTGGTTCCCGGTGATGGTCCTTTCGACCGGACCCGACACTTATACGCTGCCGGTTGCTTTGATCTCACTCAATACAGAGTATGGGATCAACTTCCAGGCAACCATGGCCTTGTCGACCATTACGGTCCTGCCTGTGGTGATCGTCTTCATTCTGACGCAACAACGGGTGATGGGCAGTTTCATGGCTGGAGCGGTCAAGGGCTAA
- a CDS encoding LacI family DNA-binding transcriptional regulator codes for MKPRKNQLELARKLGVSVSTVSRALSDSPGIGEDLRRQIQKLANEVGYQPRGSRNRSLQTASRKAVALVTLDRVTGGLASFYDGVIDGMLLEARRSLIDIDVRLIEERTFDLRQFRSQVDPSAAGMFFVGIDPPEDVREALVSERIPAVLVNGVDPLMRFDSVAPSNFFGAYQAAKILLDAGHRSLLYVTSKLRWTTQQRLRGFCAAVTEIPDAKAEVCELAAPTREEAEKAVDRLVTGQQAWTGVFCMNDLYAIGVVQALQGRGLRVPDDVSVLGFDDLPFASMMSPRLSTMRVERESIGRQGVELMTRRLANPGAAAVHVDVAVAPVSGGTVRSVSG; via the coding sequence TTGAAACCCCGTAAGAATCAGCTCGAGCTCGCACGCAAACTTGGCGTTTCCGTCAGTACGGTTTCCCGCGCGCTCTCCGACTCTCCCGGTATCGGTGAGGACCTTCGGCGTCAGATCCAGAAGTTGGCGAACGAGGTTGGCTACCAGCCTCGCGGATCAAGGAACCGTAGTTTACAGACCGCTAGCCGGAAGGCAGTTGCGTTAGTTACGCTCGACCGTGTGACAGGCGGTCTTGCGAGCTTCTACGACGGCGTAATTGATGGCATGCTGCTTGAGGCACGCCGTTCTTTGATTGATATCGATGTACGCCTCATTGAGGAGAGAACGTTCGATCTGAGGCAATTTCGCAGTCAGGTTGACCCTAGCGCAGCTGGGATGTTCTTTGTTGGTATTGACCCGCCGGAAGACGTCCGTGAAGCCTTAGTCTCGGAACGAATACCAGCGGTGCTGGTGAACGGAGTAGATCCTTTAATGCGCTTCGACTCTGTCGCCCCGTCCAACTTTTTCGGCGCTTACCAAGCCGCGAAGATCCTCTTGGATGCAGGGCATCGCTCTCTGCTCTATGTCACCTCGAAGCTACGCTGGACAACACAACAGCGGCTTCGCGGATTTTGTGCTGCCGTCACGGAAATCCCAGATGCAAAGGCCGAGGTTTGCGAGTTGGCAGCGCCAACACGTGAAGAAGCGGAGAAGGCAGTTGATCGCCTCGTCACAGGTCAGCAAGCTTGGACGGGCGTCTTCTGCATGAACGACCTTTATGCAATTGGCGTCGTTCAGGCGCTCCAGGGTCGTGGCCTACGGGTTCCCGACGATGTGTCGGTGCTTGGCTTCGACGATCTGCCGTTCGCCTCTATGATGTCTCCGCGCTTATCGACGATGCGAGTTGAGCGTGAGTCCATTGGGCGTCAGGGCGTTGAATTAATGACCCGTCGCTTAGCAAATCCAGGCGCCGCCGCCGTGCATGTCGATGTGGCTGTGGCCCCAGTGTCCGGCGGGACGGTTCGCTCCGTAAGTGGATGA
- a CDS encoding helix-turn-helix domain-containing protein: MRKLPAAAQEERRRQVVGLRESGLTCDAIAAQVGLTRTGVFDICRRFAEQGLAGLASGPRSVALTLAF; the protein is encoded by the coding sequence ATGCGCAAGCTGCCAGCAGCAGCGCAAGAGGAGCGTCGGCGACAGGTGGTTGGTCTGCGCGAGAGCGGCCTGACCTGTGATGCCATTGCTGCGCAGGTGGGCCTGACCCGGACAGGTGTATTCGATATCTGCCGCCGCTTCGCCGAGCAGGGCCTGGCGGGATTGGCCAGCGGACCGCGCTCCGTTGCATTAACCTTGGCATTTTAA